GGGCCGCTGGAGCTGACTTTCTCGGAAACCTTCGATACCGATCGGATACCGGATGCTTATGAGCGGCTCCTGTGGGAGGTCATGAAAGGCAATCAATACCTGTTTGTCCGTCGGGACGAAGTGGAGTTTGCCTGGCGCTGGGTTGATCAAGTCATCCGGAATTGGCGTGACAGCGGCGAGCCACCAAAACGTTATGCGGCCGGAACCTGGGGGCCGGTGGCCTCCATCGCCATGATTACCCGGGATGGAAGGAGCTGGTATGAAGACGCCTGATATCCGTTTTCCGGAGGGTGTGATGGCCCGGTTTGGCGACACGCCTGATCAGGTCGCGAGTGAGCTGGCGGAAGCCGTGGCCGGCTTTTTGAGAAATCGTCTGACGGAAGCGCCCCGCGCCAGTCTTGTGGTCTCTGGCGGATCCACGCCCCTGCCGTTTTTCGAGGCGCTCTCCCGTGAGGTTCTGGACTGGGGCCGTGTAGATGTAGTGCTGGCGGACGAGCGCTGGGTAGCCGAAGATGATTCAGCCAGTAATGCCCGCCTCGTCAAGAGCAGTCTCCTGAAGAATAAGGCCTCGAAGGCCCGCTTTCTCTCCCTCAAGCAGGAAGCCGAGACACCGCGGGAGGGTCTCGAATCCGTTAAGTCCGAACTGGCGGAGCTGCCCTTGCCGCTGGACGTACTGGTACTGGGTATGGGCAATGATGGCCATACTGCGTCCCTGTTTCCCGATGCGCCGGAGTTGCCCGTTGCCATGGACCCGGAGTGCCAGGACATAGTCGCCGCCATGACGCCTCCTTCCCAGCCCCAAAAGCGTATTACCCTTACGTTCCCGCCGCTTCGGGATGCACGTTTTACCGCCTTGCACCTCAGGGGTGACGACAAGCTCGACACTCTC
This Marinobacter salinus DNA region includes the following protein-coding sequences:
- the pgl gene encoding 6-phosphogluconolactonase, whose product is MKTPDIRFPEGVMARFGDTPDQVASELAEAVAGFLRNRLTEAPRASLVVSGGSTPLPFFEALSREVLDWGRVDVVLADERWVAEDDSASNARLVKSSLLKNKASKARFLSLKQEAETPREGLESVKSELAELPLPLDVLVLGMGNDGHTASLFPDAPELPVAMDPECQDIVAAMTPPSQPQKRITLTFPPLRDARFTALHLRGDDKLDTLRQALSDPDDVMAMPIRGFLKPGLQVFWSP